The Streptomyces sp. P9-A4 genome contains a region encoding:
- a CDS encoding ABC transporter substrate-binding protein: MRTSSSRRGRRAAVAAVAAVVTGTTLLTGCGSDSDDAAPGGGKITLRVGTFGSFGYDDKTGAKLYAEYEKSHPNIKIEESNVADGQKYWDTLKLRLSRNSGLADIQAVEVGFIAEATGPTMAGKWVDLSKEGGADIGAFLDWKVKQATTDDGKVIGLGTDIGPMAICYNKDLFAKAKLPTERDAVAKLWAGDWGKFLETGRTYQKSAPAGTSFHDSASGLFNAVVSSDPVQYADANGKLDWENSPGVKKAWDTAVAAAQGGLTAKLRQFDEKGTWNAAFKNSKFATVACPSWMTGIIKDQAGPANQGKWDIAAPPVAGNWGGAFLAVPKSGKHAKEAAELAAWLTAPAQHAKVFAVNGNIPSSKDTLTSSAVQDAKLPYFGDTPVGRIFSSAAAGITPATISRYDGQVKTFLTDNGILDIEQRGTDPAKAWENVKKLVDDKIDQ; this comes from the coding sequence ATGCGCACTTCCAGCAGCAGACGCGGACGCCGTGCGGCGGTCGCGGCGGTCGCCGCCGTCGTGACCGGCACGACCCTGCTCACCGGTTGCGGCAGCGACAGCGACGACGCAGCCCCGGGCGGCGGGAAGATCACGCTGCGGGTCGGGACCTTCGGTTCCTTCGGCTACGACGACAAGACCGGCGCCAAGCTCTACGCCGAGTACGAGAAGTCCCACCCCAACATCAAGATCGAAGAGTCGAACGTCGCCGACGGCCAGAAGTACTGGGACACGCTGAAGCTGCGCCTCTCCCGCAACAGCGGCCTCGCGGACATCCAGGCCGTCGAGGTCGGCTTCATCGCCGAGGCGACCGGTCCGACCATGGCCGGCAAGTGGGTGGACCTGAGCAAGGAGGGCGGTGCGGACATCGGCGCCTTCCTCGACTGGAAGGTCAAGCAGGCGACCACCGACGACGGCAAGGTCATCGGGCTCGGCACCGACATCGGCCCCATGGCCATCTGCTACAACAAGGACCTCTTCGCCAAGGCCAAGCTGCCCACCGAGCGCGATGCCGTCGCCAAGCTGTGGGCGGGCGACTGGGGCAAGTTCCTGGAGACCGGCAGGACGTACCAGAAGAGCGCGCCCGCCGGCACCTCCTTCCACGACTCGGCGAGCGGCCTGTTCAACGCCGTCGTCTCCAGCGACCCGGTGCAGTACGCCGACGCCAACGGCAAGCTGGACTGGGAGAACAGCCCCGGCGTCAAGAAGGCCTGGGACACCGCCGTCGCGGCGGCGCAGGGCGGACTCACCGCCAAACTCCGCCAGTTCGACGAGAAGGGCACCTGGAACGCGGCCTTCAAGAACTCGAAGTTCGCCACCGTCGCCTGCCCCAGCTGGATGACCGGCATCATCAAGGACCAGGCGGGCCCCGCCAACCAGGGCAAGTGGGACATCGCCGCACCGCCGGTGGCCGGCAACTGGGGCGGCGCCTTCCTCGCCGTACCGAAGTCCGGCAAGCACGCCAAGGAGGCCGCCGAGCTCGCCGCCTGGCTGACCGCCCCCGCGCAGCACGCCAAGGTGTTCGCGGTCAACGGCAACATCCCCTCGTCCAAGGACACGCTCACCTCGTCCGCGGTCCAGGACGCGAAGCTGCCGTACTTCGGTGACACCCCGGTCGGCCGGATCTTCTCCAGCGCGGCGGCCGGCATCACGCCCGCCACGATCAGCCGCTACGACGGCCAGGTGAAGACCTTCCTCACCGACAACGGCATCCTCGACATCGAGCAGCGGGGCACCGACCCGGCCAAGGCCTGGGAGAACGTCAAGAAGCTGGTCGACGACAAGATCGACCAGTAG
- a CDS encoding carbohydrate ABC transporter permease has translation MATSVRARPDGSPPPPAPPSTPGPHRRAPSGGLRSTLYRWDLKAVPYVFVAPFFLTFAAFGLFPLIYTGWLSLHRVELGGDARWKGLENYTDLATSEFFWNALFNTFTIGVISTVPQLLMALGLAHLLNYELRGRGFFRVAILAPYATSIAAATLVFAQLFNTDYGLINTFLDVAGFGPVDWEASRWPAQIAISTIVTWRWTGYNALIYLAAMQAVPQDLYEAASLDGASRWRQFLSVTIPSIRPTILFTIVVSGIGATQLFGEPMLYGGSVGISGGSGNQFQTLSLLMYEKGWVTGALGQASAIAWVMLLLLLIVGGVQALVSRHQREKLGG, from the coding sequence GTGGCCACCTCCGTTCGGGCGCGGCCGGACGGCTCCCCGCCGCCCCCCGCACCGCCCTCCACCCCCGGCCCACACCGCCGCGCCCCCTCCGGCGGCCTGCGCAGCACCCTCTACCGCTGGGACCTCAAGGCCGTCCCGTACGTCTTCGTCGCCCCCTTCTTCCTCACCTTCGCCGCCTTCGGCCTCTTCCCGCTGATCTACACCGGCTGGCTCTCCCTCCACCGGGTGGAGCTGGGCGGCGACGCGCGGTGGAAGGGCCTGGAGAACTACACCGACCTCGCGACCAGCGAGTTCTTCTGGAACGCGCTGTTCAACACCTTCACCATCGGGGTCATCTCGACCGTCCCGCAGCTGCTGATGGCGCTGGGCCTGGCACATCTGCTCAACTACGAGCTCCGCGGCCGCGGCTTCTTCCGGGTCGCGATCCTCGCCCCGTACGCCACCTCGATCGCGGCGGCGACCCTGGTCTTCGCCCAGCTGTTCAACACCGACTACGGGCTCATCAACACCTTCCTCGACGTGGCCGGGTTCGGCCCGGTCGACTGGGAGGCGTCCCGGTGGCCCGCGCAGATCGCGATCTCCACGATCGTCACCTGGCGCTGGACCGGCTACAACGCGCTGATCTACCTGGCCGCCATGCAGGCCGTGCCGCAGGACCTGTACGAGGCGGCCTCGCTCGACGGGGCCTCCCGCTGGCGCCAGTTCCTCAGCGTCACCATCCCCTCGATCCGGCCCACCATCCTCTTCACGATCGTCGTCTCCGGCATCGGCGCCACCCAGCTCTTCGGCGAGCCGATGCTGTACGGCGGCAGCGTCGGCATCAGCGGCGGCAGCGGCAACCAGTTCCAGACGCTGAGCCTGCTGATGTACGAGAAGGGCTGGGTGACCGGCGCGCTGGGCCAGGCCTCGGCCATCGCCTGGGTGATGCTGCTGCTCCTGCTGATCGTCGGCGGCGTCCAGGCGCTCGTCTCCCGCCACCAACGCGAGAAGCTGGGGGGCTGA
- a CDS encoding LacI family DNA-binding transcriptional regulator gives MNGRQNGRPTLEQVAARAGVGRGTVSRVINGSPRVSEQTRTAVARAVAELGYVPNQAARALAGSRTDAIALVIPEVEARLFAEPYFLDLIRGVSAELADADKQLLLTLVRSEQERQRFEQYLAAQRVDGVLLASVHGDDPLPDRIRELGLPVVMNGRRSEAEPVAYVDSDNIGAGRAAVAHLVARGRSRIATVTGPPDMYVARARLGGYRAGLAEAGLAPDEALVSVGDFTEEGGRRAMRLLLDRSPDLDAVFAASDVMAAGARGVLREAGRRVPEDVALVGVDDSAVARLMDPPLTSVRQPIEEMGRTMARMLIQEIHASTEAPEEPRRRVLPTELIVRESC, from the coding sequence GTGAACGGACGGCAGAACGGCAGACCGACCCTGGAGCAGGTCGCGGCCAGGGCCGGGGTCGGCCGGGGCACGGTCTCCCGGGTGATCAACGGCTCTCCCCGGGTGAGCGAGCAGACCAGAACGGCCGTCGCCAGAGCCGTCGCCGAACTCGGCTACGTCCCCAACCAGGCCGCCCGCGCCCTCGCCGGCAGCCGCACCGACGCCATCGCGCTGGTCATCCCCGAGGTCGAGGCCCGGCTCTTCGCGGAGCCGTACTTCCTCGACCTCATCCGCGGGGTGAGCGCCGAACTCGCCGACGCCGACAAGCAGTTGCTGCTCACCCTGGTCCGCAGCGAGCAGGAGCGCCAGCGCTTCGAGCAGTACCTCGCCGCCCAGCGCGTCGACGGCGTGCTGCTCGCCTCCGTCCACGGCGACGACCCGCTGCCCGACCGGATCAGGGAACTGGGCCTCCCGGTCGTCATGAACGGACGCCGCTCCGAGGCCGAGCCCGTGGCCTATGTCGACTCCGACAACATCGGCGCCGGGCGGGCGGCCGTCGCCCACCTCGTGGCGCGGGGCCGGAGCCGTATCGCCACCGTCACCGGGCCGCCCGACATGTACGTCGCCCGCGCCCGGCTCGGCGGCTACCGGGCCGGACTCGCCGAGGCCGGACTCGCGCCCGACGAGGCGCTCGTCTCGGTCGGCGACTTCACCGAGGAGGGCGGACGGCGGGCCATGCGGCTGCTGCTCGACCGCAGCCCGGACCTGGACGCCGTGTTCGCCGCGTCCGACGTGATGGCGGCGGGCGCGCGCGGGGTCCTCCGGGAGGCCGGACGGCGGGTGCCCGAGGACGTGGCCCTCGTGGGGGTCGACGACTCGGCGGTGGCGCGGCTGATGGACCCGCCGCTGACGAGCGTGCGGCAGCCCATCGAGGAGATGGGCCGCACGATGGCCCGGATGCTGATCCAGGAGATCCACGCGAGCACGGAGGCGCCGGAGGAGCCGCGCCGGCGTGTGCTGCCCACGGAACTCATCGTGCGCGAGTCCTGCTGA